The genomic interval GAAGAGAGCATGCGACAGGCTTTGGCTTCTTCTGGTTTGGATGTTGTTGTTTTTTGCGGTGGCACTGGCATAACCTCTTCAGACATTACTATAGAAACTGTTTCTCCCTTTTTAGAAAAAGTTCTGCCTGGGTTTGGCGAGATTTTTAGGCGCCTAAGCTTTGAAAAAATTGGTTCGGCAGCGGTGTTGTCCCGCGCTATTGCCGGTGTGGCAAATGGTAAAGCTTTTTTCTGTATACCGGGTTCGCCTGACGCCGTAAAGGTTTGTTTTGAAAAGCTTATATTACCGGAAGTTGCTCACATCGTTAAGCATGCACGGGAATAACGATGGTACTGAAAGATGGTTTTGGGCGTCCTCTCCTTAACTTGCGTGTAGCAATTACGAGACGCTGTAATTTACGTTGCCAATACTGTCACATGGAAGGCGAAGAAAAACTTTCAGACAATGCTGAAGCTGAAATGACTGTTGACGAGATTGTTCGCATTGTAAGAATCGCTGTTGGACTGGGCATTTCTAGGGTAAAGCTGACTGGAGGAGAACCTCTCATGCGGAAGGATGTTATAGAAATCGTTAAAGGCATTGCAGCTATTCCTGGCTTAGCAGACCTTTCCATGACCACTAATGGAGTTCTACTTGCTTCTTTGGCTGAGGAATTGCATGAGAATGGCTTGAAGCGTTTGAACATTAGTCTTCCAACATTGGACGAGGAAGTTTATAATAAGTTGACTGGTGGCAGATTAGAGGATGTTTTAGATGGTGTTAAAGCTGCTGTTGAAGTTGGTTTTTGTCCTGTCAAGCTTAACATGCTTATTTTGAAAGGCGCAAACGACTATGCCGTTCCTGAAATGATTGAGTTTGCCAGAGAAACTGGAACAATTTTGCAGCTGATTGAGCTTGAACCAATAAACATAAGCGACGCTTATTATCATGCAAGTCACAAGCCGCTAGATGAGTATGAGGACATGTTAAAGCAAAAAGCGGTTAAAGTTGAAACAAGACAGTACATGCAAAGCCGTCGCATTTACCATCTTCCAGACGTGAAAGTTGAGGTCGTGCATCCGATAGAGAACACGGAGTTTTGCATGTATTGCACGCGCTTACGTGTGACAAGCGATGGAAAACTGAAACCATGCTTAATGCGAAACAGCAACCTTGTGGATATCCTAACATCTATGAGAAACGGCGCAAACGACCAAGAGTTAATGGAGCTTTTTGAACTTGCAAACCATAGGCGGCAGCCATTTAACAAAAATTAATAAGCATACATTGCATTTCATTTTTTGATATTTTATGCTTGAAGGTAAAAGAATTAACCTAAGACTAGCTGAAAAAGAAGACGTGCCCCTATTAGCGCAGTGGCTTAGTGATGTAGAATTTGCGGGAGATTATCAGCATTTTCCTGAGCAAATTTCTAAGGCGCAACTGGAAAAGCGAATACTTGAACAGAAGCTATACCAAACAAAATGGATTGATTTCATAATAGAAAAGAAGGACGGAACAAAAATTGAATGGGCTACCCATTACATCAGTGCGCCAAATTTCGGGTGGATAGAAATTGGCTACGCAATCGTTCCAAACGAAAGAAACAAGGGCTACGGAACCGAAGCAATACAAATCCTAGTGGATTACTTGTTCCTCACAAGAGAGATTGCTAGAATACAAGCAGTCATTAACAAGGAAGATGTGGCTTCTCGGCGAGTTTTAGAGAAAGCCCAGTTCAAGAAAGAGGGAATCCTTCGCAAGGCATTGTGGGATTCAAAGGGAAAATTGGCGGACGGTTATATCTACAGTATCTTGAGGGAAGAATGGAAAGAACCTAGAATTCTGGCAAAGGCTTCTCAAGCGAAGGAGTAATCTCACATGAAAATTTTGACTTATAGAGACTTATCACCTAAAGATGGGCTTCTACCTTTAATGGACCACGCTTTTCGCCGGCCATTCAATCAAAGGACATTTGAAAACTTCATAAAGAGCGACCCTTCATCCCCAGACGTATAAGCCTGATGACGACTTCCATGTGCTAGAGGACCCCGATGGCAACCTCTTCTGCGTGGTCCAAAAGGACACAGACCAAAGCAAGTCTTAAGAACCTAGCAACTGATGAAAGCCAGCATGACATACTTGCCTGATTCATTGTCCTACTGACATGCAACATCTCTCTATAGTCCTTAACGGTCTTTGTTGTTAAACAAATGAATTTCGCAGTCCAACAAATAGTATAGAGGACAGAAGATGCAGAGTTGATTTATCTCAACGAAAAACACAATGAAAAACCGAATCATCGCGAAAAATCTTAATACATCTTCGCGTGGAGACTATCGTTATGAGGGAAAGGATTGAACAAAAACACTCACAAACCAACTGATAAAGCGAAGACTAAGACAAAGAGATGGAAAATCATCATTCCCGTCGCCATCGCTGTCGTGCTCGCAATTTCTCTCTTAGGACTCTACTTGTTTCTCAACCGAGGAGCAGTAACACTCAGAACATTAACCGTAGACGACGATGGAACAGCAAACTTCTCAACAATAGAAGAAGCTATAAACGCAGCAAACCCCGGAGACACAATTCAGGTCGCATCGGGAACCTACAACGAAAGTTACATAGAAATAAAAAAAGCCTTAACACTTTCCGGAGAAAATAAAAACACCACAATCATTGACGGCAAAGGCTTGACCGGCGCAGTTATCGCCATAAAAGCAAACAATGTCAACATTAGTGGTTTCACAATACGAAATGCAGCATGGGGAACTGCAGGTATTTACATGGGAGACGCCCTTGGATGTGTTATCAGAAATACCATAATAGCCTCAAACGTTGGAGGATACGGCATTAGCCTATTCCGTTCTAGCAATAACAATGTAAGCGACAACATAATCACATCAAACGAAAGAGGCATCGATTTCAGCTATTCATCAAACAATATCGTTCATAATAATACAATTTCAAACAATGTAGATGGTATATACTTAAGTTACGACTCCACGCATAACACTTTCACCGCTAATACCATGGTGAACAACAGCTATCGCGGCTTTTACTGCTATTCATTCTACGGAGAAAAACCATGCGGCAATAACACGCTTATCGGCAATACTATAGCTGACAGTGAGAGAGGCGTACATCTTGAATCCTCAAACAATAATACTATTTATCATAATAACTTCATCAACAACACAATTCAAGTAATGCTAATGGACTCAACAAACTCTTGGGACAACGGTTATCCTTCTGGAGGAAATTACTGGAGCGAACACACTTGCATCGGTAATCCGAGTGATGGGTCACACCCCTATACCATAGACGCAGATGACATAGACCGTTATCCATTTCAGGACCCAAATGGATGGTCATCCTAAATCTCCTCGCCAAATTACTTTCCAACAAAACAGAAGACTCCACACGCAAAACCTGCTAGTCAAAACCTAATTCAACCTATATATAGGGGGCTATAACTCCGCAGACAGCTAAACAACACAGAATCTTTCTCAGTCTATAACTGGATTATTTTGGCTTCAAGCTTAGCCGTGTCAAGCAATGCAATCGTCGACTTCCCAGTCAAATATCCACAAAGCTCACCTGGATTAACAACCAACGTTTTGCCCTTTCTGTAAACCTCCGCTTTATGAAAATGTCCATGAACCACAACATCAAACCCTTCACTATCAATCAAAGCCTCCAACAACTCTTCCTCAGTCCCATGCAACAACGCAATTTTTGTATCGCCAACGACAATTTTAGCGAAACCTCCACGAATCTCCAGAGCTTGATTCTCGCTGAATCGTTTTTTCAAAAGTTCATGGTCCCCATCATTATTGCCAAATACGCCAATCATTTTTGCCTTTAACTTTTTGAATTTTGGAATCACGAATGGTGCAATATAATCTCCTGCGTGAAGAACCAAGTCAACTTTTTCCTCGTTGAATCTTTCTACGGCTTTTTCAACCATCGACAAACGGTCGTGCGTGTCTGAAATTATGCCTATCAACATCTTCTCACCTTCCTTTAACATTTTCATTTTTGGAAATAAAGCCTTCTCATAGTTTAATCATATAGAAGTTTGTTCTAGAGAATATTTCGATTCTCGGAATAGTTAGA from Candidatus Bathyarchaeota archaeon A05DMB-5 carries:
- a CDS encoding molybdenum cofactor biosynthesis protein MoaB, yielding MSESTKKHKAEAPKNLNFGIFVCSTSRYQKLKKGEQVEDVSGDLIESMLKNAGYIVAFRKLIPDDKALIEESMRQALASSGLDVVVFCGGTGITSSDITIETVSPFLEKVLPGFGEIFRRLSFEKIGSAAVLSRAIAGVANGKAFFCIPGSPDAVKVCFEKLILPEVAHIVKHARE
- the moaA gene encoding GTP 3',8-cyclase MoaA, with protein sequence MVLKDGFGRPLLNLRVAITRRCNLRCQYCHMEGEEKLSDNAEAEMTVDEIVRIVRIAVGLGISRVKLTGGEPLMRKDVIEIVKGIAAIPGLADLSMTTNGVLLASLAEELHENGLKRLNISLPTLDEEVYNKLTGGRLEDVLDGVKAAVEVGFCPVKLNMLILKGANDYAVPEMIEFARETGTILQLIELEPINISDAYYHASHKPLDEYEDMLKQKAVKVETRQYMQSRRIYHLPDVKVEVVHPIENTEFCMYCTRLRVTSDGKLKPCLMRNSNLVDILTSMRNGANDQELMELFELANHRRQPFNKN
- a CDS encoding GNAT family N-acetyltransferase, whose amino-acid sequence is MLEGKRINLRLAEKEDVPLLAQWLSDVEFAGDYQHFPEQISKAQLEKRILEQKLYQTKWIDFIIEKKDGTKIEWATHYISAPNFGWIEIGYAIVPNERNKGYGTEAIQILVDYLFLTREIARIQAVINKEDVASRRVLEKAQFKKEGILRKALWDSKGKLADGYIYSILREEWKEPRILAKASQAKE
- a CDS encoding DUF1565 domain-containing protein, coding for MNKNTHKPTDKAKTKTKRWKIIIPVAIAVVLAISLLGLYLFLNRGAVTLRTLTVDDDGTANFSTIEEAINAANPGDTIQVASGTYNESYIEIKKALTLSGENKNTTIIDGKGLTGAVIAIKANNVNISGFTIRNAAWGTAGIYMGDALGCVIRNTIIASNVGGYGISLFRSSNNNVSDNIITSNERGIDFSYSSNNIVHNNTISNNVDGIYLSYDSTHNTFTANTMVNNSYRGFYCYSFYGEKPCGNNTLIGNTIADSERGVHLESSNNNTIYHNNFINNTIQVMLMDSTNSWDNGYPSGGNYWSEHTCIGNPSDGSHPYTIDADDIDRYPFQDPNGWSS
- a CDS encoding metallophosphoesterase: MLIGIISDTHDRLSMVEKAVERFNEEKVDLVLHAGDYIAPFVIPKFKKLKAKMIGVFGNNDGDHELLKKRFSENQALEIRGGFAKIVVGDTKIALLHGTEEELLEALIDSEGFDVVVHGHFHKAEVYRKGKTLVVNPGELCGYLTGKSTIALLDTAKLEAKIIQL